A window of Neisseria canis contains these coding sequences:
- the pheS gene encoding phenylalanine--tRNA ligase subunit alpha: MQNVDQIAAAGIAAVESAQDFNSLELIKAQYMGKTGELNLLLKQLGQMSPEERKTAGAHINECKNRFQEAYNAKRDALNAAKLQAQLAAEALDVTLPGRGQSDGGLHPVTLTLQRVVELFHGMGFEVADGPEIEDDFHNFQALNIPQNHPARAMQDTFYVENGDVLRTHTSPIQIRYMLDKKEPPIRIIAPGRVYRVDSDATHSPMFHQAEGLWVEEGVTMADLKAVFTDFIRRFFERDDLQVRFRPSFFPFTEPSAEIDIMGDNGKWLEVGGCGMVHPNVLNNVNIDPEKYTGFAFGIGLDRFAMLRYGINDLRLFFDNDLNFLRQFR; the protein is encoded by the coding sequence ATGCAAAACGTAGACCAAATTGCAGCTGCCGGCATTGCTGCCGTGGAATCTGCTCAAGATTTCAATTCCTTAGAGCTTATCAAAGCGCAATATATGGGAAAAACCGGTGAACTAAACCTTTTGCTGAAACAGCTTGGCCAGATGTCGCCGGAAGAGCGAAAAACCGCCGGTGCGCATATCAATGAATGTAAAAACCGCTTTCAAGAAGCTTATAACGCTAAACGCGATGCGTTAAATGCGGCCAAACTGCAAGCCCAGTTGGCGGCGGAAGCCTTGGATGTTACTTTGCCGGGGCGGGGTCAAAGCGATGGCGGGCTGCATCCGGTAACTTTAACGCTTCAGCGGGTAGTGGAGCTGTTTCACGGCATGGGCTTCGAGGTTGCCGACGGGCCTGAAATCGAAGACGATTTTCATAATTTTCAGGCTTTGAATATTCCGCAGAACCATCCCGCACGCGCGATGCAGGACACTTTTTATGTGGAAAACGGTGATGTTTTGCGCACCCATACATCACCGATTCAAATTCGCTACATGCTGGATAAAAAAGAGCCGCCTATCCGCATTATCGCGCCGGGGCGGGTGTATCGGGTGGATTCCGATGCTACGCACTCGCCTATGTTTCATCAAGCAGAGGGTCTGTGGGTGGAAGAGGGTGTGACAATGGCGGACTTGAAAGCGGTATTTACTGATTTTATCCGTAGATTTTTTGAGCGCGATGATTTGCAAGTGCGTTTCCGCCCCTCGTTTTTCCCGTTTACCGAGCCGTCTGCCGAAATCGACATTATGGGAGATAACGGCAAATGGCTGGAGGTGGGCGGCTGCGGCATGGTACATCCGAATGTGTTGAATAATGTGAACATTGATCCTGAAAAATACACCGGCTTTGCTTTCGGCATCGGATTAGACCGCTTCGCCATGCTGCGTTACGGTATCAATGATTTGCGTTTGTTTTTCGACAACGATCTGAATTTTTTACGACAGTTTAGATAA
- the cueR gene encoding Cu(I)-responsive transcriptional regulator produces MNIGQASKSTQLSVKQIRDYEKAGLLINPSRSEAGYRIYNSNDIARLKFIAKARSVGFSLAQIGELLALQDNPHRTSAQVKTLTASHIDFLSNKIKELKSMQHTLQAWSDACGGDDNPDCPILKGLGNF; encoded by the coding sequence CATCGGACAAGCGTCTAAATCTACCCAACTTTCCGTCAAACAAATCCGTGATTATGAAAAAGCAGGCTTATTAATTAACCCATCACGCAGTGAAGCAGGTTATCGGATTTATAACTCCAATGACATCGCTCGGCTAAAATTCATCGCCAAAGCCCGCAGCGTCGGTTTTTCGCTTGCACAGATTGGCGAGCTTTTGGCACTGCAAGACAATCCACACCGCACAAGTGCTCAGGTCAAAACGCTCACCGCCAGTCATATTGATTTTTTATCCAATAAAATCAAAGAATTAAAATCAATGCAACACACCCTGCAAGCGTGGAGCGATGCCTGCGGGGGCGATGACAATCCCGACTGCCCCATCTTAAAAGGCTTGGGCAATTTTTAA
- a CDS encoding arsenic resistance protein: MALVGWLFFRVFFAGWVDAQSAQEYIAGMILLGVAPCTAMVFVWSQLVKGDPNYTLVQVSVNDLIMIVAYAPIAGVLLGVSDIEIPWNTLILSTVLYVLLPLLAGWLNYLRLAALYQK, from the coding sequence ATGGCACTTGTGGGCTGGTTGTTTTTTCGGGTGTTTTTTGCAGGTTGGGTGGACGCACAGTCGGCACAAGAATACATTGCCGGCATGATTTTGCTGGGCGTGGCACCGTGTACGGCAATGGTGTTTGTGTGGTCGCAACTGGTCAAAGGCGACCCCAATTACACTTTGGTGCAGGTTTCGGTCAATGATTTGATTATGATTGTGGCGTATGCTCCGATTGCAGGCGTATTGCTCGGCGTAAGCGACATAGAGATTCCGTGGAATACCTTGATTTTAAGCACGGTTTTATATGTGCTGTTGCCCTTGCTGGCAGGCTGGCTTAACTATCTTCGGCTCGCTGCCTTGTATCAAAAATAA
- the pheT gene encoding phenylalanine--tRNA ligase subunit beta: protein MQFSYSWLKTQADPNLSADEFAHLLTMSGLEVEEADTAAPAFTGVVVAEVKSVEKHPDADRLNVTQVDAGTGELIQIVCGAPNVQAGIKVPCALPGAVLPGNFKIKPTKMRGQTSNGMLCSAKELGLSEDAGGLLVLPAEAPVGQNIREYLDLDDTVFTLKITPNRADCLNIKGLAREVAALTQCQNRVPDIVPADITGTKTQPVRIEAPADCGRFISRVIENVNAKAASPEWMKQRLVRSGIRSISALVDIGNYVMLELGQPMHIFDADKLSGSIIVRRAKEGEELVCLNEKTVCLSENTLVIADEKGALSMAGLMGGASTAVSDDTQNIVLESAWFKPEIIAGKSRQYGFGSDSSFRFERGVDWTLQADAVERATELVLQICGGQVGEMQEAVGELPTQKTVGLRLARVEKILGVHIPAEKIETILRHLGLNPVATSDGFQVAAPSFRFDIEIEADLIEEIGRVYGYENIPDDYTSGRLKMLCLPEMQKSRFGIYSQMAARGYQEVVSYAFVNEQWEADFAANAAPIRLQNPLAAQFSVMRSTLIGGLVEILQNNLNRKQNRVRIFEVARVFNKTADGGFSQNERIGALVYGSAKPEQWAEKNRPVDFYDLKADVESLLAGKNAHFIKAEHPALHPGRTAEIRINGKTVGFMGELHPQWLQKYDLPQAALLFELDMAAVSNTEKAVYRPVSKFQPVRRDLAFVMPESVCHDDLIRALQTVNNPLIQEISVFDVYRGTGLPEGMKSIAVKVILQGFDTTLTDAEVEPVMAELVKAAETTGAVLRA from the coding sequence ATGCAGTTTTCCTACTCATGGCTGAAAACACAAGCCGACCCTAATCTTTCCGCCGATGAATTTGCCCACCTGCTGACTATGTCCGGCCTTGAGGTGGAAGAAGCCGATACAGCGGCGCCCGCTTTTACCGGTGTGGTTGTGGCAGAAGTTAAATCGGTAGAAAAGCATCCCGATGCAGACCGTTTGAATGTTACCCAAGTAGATGCGGGCACGGGCGAACTGATTCAAATTGTTTGCGGCGCACCGAATGTTCAGGCAGGCATTAAAGTGCCGTGTGCCTTACCGGGTGCCGTATTGCCGGGTAACTTCAAAATCAAACCCACGAAAATGCGGGGGCAAACTTCCAATGGCATGCTCTGTTCGGCAAAAGAATTAGGCCTGTCTGAAGATGCGGGCGGTTTGCTGGTGCTGCCTGCCGAAGCGCCGGTGGGGCAAAATATCCGCGAGTATCTCGATTTGGATGATACGGTGTTTACGCTGAAAATTACGCCTAACCGCGCCGACTGCTTAAACATCAAAGGGTTGGCTAGGGAAGTGGCTGCTTTAACGCAATGTCAAAACCGTGTGCCGGATATTGTGCCTGCCGACATTACCGGCACAAAAACGCAACCTGTGCGCATTGAGGCACCTGCGGATTGCGGCCGCTTTATCAGCCGTGTTATTGAGAATGTGAACGCTAAGGCGGCAAGCCCTGAATGGATGAAACAGCGTTTGGTGCGCAGCGGTATCCGTTCGATTTCCGCTTTAGTCGATATCGGCAACTATGTCATGCTGGAGCTAGGCCAGCCTATGCATATTTTTGATGCGGATAAATTGAGCGGCAGCATCATTGTCCGTAGGGCAAAAGAAGGCGAAGAGTTGGTTTGCTTGAATGAAAAAACAGTATGCCTGTCTGAAAATACTTTGGTGATTGCCGATGAGAAGGGTGCATTAAGCATGGCAGGTCTGATGGGCGGAGCGTCGACAGCCGTTTCTGATGACACGCAAAATATTGTATTGGAATCGGCTTGGTTTAAGCCGGAGATCATTGCCGGAAAATCCCGCCAGTACGGTTTCGGTTCCGATTCTTCTTTCCGCTTTGAAAGAGGTGTGGATTGGACATTGCAAGCCGATGCTGTCGAGCGGGCTACGGAACTGGTTCTGCAAATCTGCGGCGGGCAGGTTGGAGAAATGCAGGAAGCGGTGGGAGAGCTGCCTACACAAAAAACCGTCGGTCTGCGTTTGGCGCGTGTCGAGAAAATATTGGGCGTTCATATACCTGCTGAAAAAATCGAAACCATCTTGAGGCATTTGGGGCTGAATCCGGTTGCAACATCTGATGGTTTCCAGGTTGCCGCACCAAGCTTCCGCTTTGATATCGAAATCGAAGCAGATTTGATTGAAGAAATCGGCCGTGTATATGGTTACGAAAATATTCCCGATGATTACACGTCTGGCCGCCTGAAAATGTTGTGTTTGCCCGAAATGCAAAAATCACGTTTCGGTATTTACAGTCAAATGGCTGCGCGCGGTTATCAGGAAGTGGTGAGTTATGCATTTGTGAACGAGCAATGGGAAGCGGATTTTGCCGCTAATGCTGCCCCGATCCGCCTGCAAAACCCACTGGCTGCACAATTTAGCGTGATGCGTTCCACCTTGATCGGCGGGCTGGTTGAGATTCTTCAAAACAACCTGAACCGCAAACAAAACCGTGTGCGCATATTTGAAGTGGCCCGGGTTTTCAATAAAACTGCCGATGGCGGATTCTCGCAAAATGAAAGAATCGGGGCTTTGGTGTATGGTTCGGCCAAGCCCGAGCAGTGGGCGGAAAAAAACAGACCGGTTGATTTTTATGACCTCAAAGCAGATGTGGAAAGCCTTTTGGCAGGTAAAAACGCACATTTTATTAAAGCGGAGCATCCGGCTTTGCATCCGGGGAGAACGGCAGAAATCCGGATTAACGGCAAGACCGTCGGATTTATGGGCGAGCTGCATCCGCAATGGCTGCAAAAATATGATTTGCCGCAAGCCGCGTTGCTATTTGAATTGGACATGGCCGCCGTAAGCAATACGGAAAAAGCGGTTTACCGGCCGGTTTCCAAATTCCAGCCGGTGCGGCGCGATTTGGCTTTTGTGATGCCTGAAAGCGTTTGCCACGATGATTTAATCCGAGCTTTGCAAACAGTGAACAACCCGCTGATTCAGGAAATTAGCGTGTTTGACGTATATCGCGGTACAGGCCTGCCTGAAGGAATGAAGAGCATTGCGGTGAAAGTGATTCTGCAAGGTTTCGATACCACGCTGACCGATGCGGAGGTGGAACCTGTTATGGCGGAATTGGTTAAAGCAGCGGAAACGACAGGCGCTGTTTTGAGGGCTTAA
- a CDS encoding integration host factor subunit alpha, producing MTLTKAELADILVEKVSNVSKNDAKEIVELFFEEIRTTLERGEEIKISGFGNFQLRDKPQRPGRNPKTGEEVPISARRVVTFHASQKLKGMVEHYYDKQN from the coding sequence ATGACTTTAACGAAAGCCGAATTAGCCGACATCTTGGTGGAAAAAGTAAGCAACGTATCCAAAAACGATGCAAAAGAGATTGTTGAGCTTTTCTTTGAAGAAATCCGCACCACTTTGGAGCGCGGTGAAGAGATCAAAATCTCAGGCTTCGGCAATTTTCAATTACGCGACAAACCTCAACGTCCCGGCCGCAATCCGAAAACCGGCGAAGAAGTGCCGATTTCTGCCCGCCGCGTGGTAACGTTCCACGCAAGCCAAAAATTAAAAGGCATGGTAGAACACTATTATGACAAACAAAACTAA
- the thrS gene encoding threonine--tRNA ligase, with protein sequence MLNITLPDGSVRQYEAPVTVAQIAASIGSGLAKATVAGKVNGVLVDACDPINQDASVQIITPKDSEGVEIIRHSCAHLVGHAVKQLYPDAKMVIGPVIEEGFYYDIATEKPFTPEDVAAIEARMKELIAQDYDVIKVMTPRDETVKTFQDRGEEYKLRLIEDMPEVQAMGLYHHQEYVDMCRGPHVPNTRFLKHFKLTKLAGAYWRGDSNNEMLQRIYGTAWATKEDLKAYITRMEEAEKRDHRKLGKQLDLFHLQDEAPGMVFWHPRGWTLWQVIEQHMRKELEAAGYQEIKTPLMMDKTFWEKSGHWENYQENMFVTESEKRTYAVKPMNCPGHVQIFNHTLRSYRDLPMRLAEFGSCHRNEPSGALHGLMRVRGFVQDDAHIFCTEEQITQEAKAFNELVMKVYKQFGFDNVSVKLSLRPEKRAGSDETWDKAEQGLREALTACGIEWEELPGEGAFYGPKVEYHIKDAIGRSWQCGTIQLDFVLPERLGAEYVTEDNGRARPVMLHRAILGSMERFIGILIENHAGSFPLWLAPVQMVVMNITEKQADYCREVVKKLHAAGFRAELDLRNEKIGYKIRDNSQYRYPYQIVVGDKEKENGHVAVRRKAEDLGSLSVDEFINRLNEELKAEF encoded by the coding sequence ATGTTGAACATAACCTTGCCCGACGGCTCAGTCCGCCAATATGAAGCCCCTGTAACAGTGGCGCAGATTGCTGCGTCCATAGGCTCAGGTTTGGCTAAAGCCACGGTTGCGGGCAAGGTAAACGGGGTGTTGGTTGATGCGTGCGATCCGATTAACCAAGATGCCAGCGTGCAAATCATCACTCCGAAAGATTCCGAAGGCGTGGAAATCATCCGCCACTCTTGCGCACACTTGGTCGGCCATGCAGTGAAACAGCTTTATCCAGACGCAAAAATGGTAATCGGCCCGGTTATCGAAGAGGGCTTTTATTACGATATTGCTACGGAAAAACCGTTTACGCCTGAAGATGTTGCCGCCATCGAAGCGCGTATGAAGGAATTGATAGCGCAGGATTACGATGTAATCAAAGTGATGACCCCGCGCGACGAAACGGTAAAAACTTTCCAAGATCGCGGCGAAGAATACAAGCTGCGTTTGATTGAAGATATGCCTGAAGTGCAGGCAATGGGCTTGTATCATCATCAAGAATATGTAGATATGTGCCGCGGCCCGCATGTGCCGAACACAAGATTCTTGAAGCATTTCAAATTAACCAAACTTGCCGGCGCTTATTGGCGCGGCGACAGTAACAATGAAATGCTTCAACGCATTTACGGCACGGCTTGGGCCACAAAAGAAGACCTCAAAGCCTATATTACGCGCATGGAAGAGGCTGAAAAGCGCGATCACCGGAAACTCGGCAAGCAGCTTGATTTGTTCCATCTGCAAGATGAAGCGCCCGGTATGGTGTTTTGGCATCCGCGGGGTTGGACTTTGTGGCAGGTCATCGAGCAACATATGCGCAAAGAGCTTGAGGCCGCAGGTTACCAAGAAATCAAAACCCCATTGATGATGGATAAAACCTTTTGGGAAAAATCCGGCCACTGGGAAAATTATCAGGAAAATATGTTTGTAACCGAATCGGAAAAACGCACTTACGCCGTTAAACCGATGAATTGTCCCGGTCACGTTCAAATCTTCAACCATACTTTGCGTTCATACCGCGATTTGCCCATGCGGCTGGCAGAGTTTGGTTCCTGTCACCGAAACGAGCCTTCCGGCGCTTTACACGGTTTGATGCGTGTGCGCGGCTTTGTGCAGGATGATGCGCATATTTTTTGTACTGAAGAACAAATAACACAGGAAGCCAAAGCGTTTAACGAGTTGGTAATGAAAGTGTACAAGCAATTCGGCTTTGATAATGTAAGCGTAAAACTTTCTTTGCGCCCTGAAAAAAGAGCCGGTTCCGATGAAACTTGGGATAAAGCCGAGCAAGGTTTGCGCGAAGCATTAACCGCCTGCGGTATTGAATGGGAAGAATTGCCCGGTGAAGGTGCTTTCTACGGCCCTAAGGTTGAATATCATATTAAAGACGCTATTGGCCGCTCATGGCAATGTGGTACCATTCAGCTGGATTTCGTGCTGCCTGAGCGTTTGGGCGCCGAATATGTAACTGAAGATAACGGCCGTGCCCGCCCTGTAATGTTGCACCGTGCTATTCTTGGCTCTATGGAGCGCTTTATCGGGATTTTGATTGAAAACCACGCAGGTTCTTTCCCTTTATGGCTCGCACCGGTGCAGATGGTTGTGATGAATATCACTGAAAAACAGGCAGATTACTGCCGGGAAGTGGTGAAAAAATTACACGCAGCGGGTTTCCGTGCCGAATTGGATTTGCGTAATGAAAAAATCGGTTACAAGATCCGTGATAACAGCCAATACCGTTACCCCTACCAAATTGTTGTAGGTGATAAAGAAAAAGAAAACGGTCATGTTGCCGTGCGTCGTAAAGCGGAAGACTTGGGCAGCCTTTCCGTAGATGAATTTATCAACCGTTTGAATGAAGAATTGAAAGCGGAGTTTTAA
- the rplT gene encoding 50S ribosomal protein L20 — translation MPRVKRGVTARARHKKVLALAKGYRGRRKNVYRVAKQAVMKAGQYAYRDRRQRKRQFRQLWIVRINAGARQNGLSYSKFMNGLKRAAIEIDRKVLADLAVFDKAAFAQLVEKAKAALA, via the coding sequence ATGCCACGCGTAAAACGCGGTGTAACCGCACGAGCCCGTCATAAAAAAGTATTAGCGTTAGCCAAAGGTTACCGCGGTCGTCGTAAAAATGTTTATCGTGTTGCCAAACAGGCGGTAATGAAAGCTGGGCAATACGCTTACCGTGACCGTCGTCAACGCAAACGCCAATTCCGTCAATTGTGGATTGTCCGTATCAATGCAGGCGCCCGTCAAAACGGCTTGTCTTACAGTAAATTCATGAACGGCTTAAAACGTGCCGCTATTGAAATCGACCGTAAAGTGTTGGCTGATTTGGCAGTGTTTGATAAAGCAGCATTTGCACAGCTGGTAGAAAAAGCCAAAGCTGCTTTAGCATAA
- the rpmI gene encoding 50S ribosomal protein L35, which translates to MPKMKTKSSAKKRFKVLGNGGVKRAHAFKRHILTKKTTKNKRQLRGTAMVNDRDLASVSKMLPYA; encoded by the coding sequence ATGCCTAAAATGAAAACCAAGTCGAGCGCGAAAAAACGCTTTAAAGTACTGGGTAACGGCGGCGTGAAACGCGCGCATGCGTTCAAACGCCACATTCTGACTAAGAAAACCACTAAAAACAAACGTCAATTGCGCGGCACCGCTATGGTGAACGACCGTGATTTGGCTTCTGTTTCTAAAATGTTACCGTACGCTTAA
- the tgt gene encoding tRNA guanosine(34) transglycosylase Tgt, which produces MLKFTLHKTDGHARRGTLELNHGTIETPVFMPVGTYGSVKAMTPQNLHDIKAQIILGNTYHLWLRPGLEVIEEFGDLHQFIGWNKPILTDSGGFQVFSLSDMRKLTEEGCTFKSPINGDKLFLSPEISMKIQTVLNSDIAMQLDECTPGEASHEQARKSLQMSLRWAERSKKAFEDLRNPNALFGIVQGAMYEDLREESLKGLEAFDFPGLAIGGLSVGEPKPEMYRMLRAIGPILPAHKPHYLMGVGTPEDLVYGVAHGVDMFDCVMPTRNARNGWLFTRFGDLKIKNAVHKHDTRPIDESCSCYACQNFSRAYLHHLHKAGEILGAQLNTIHNLHFYQVIMAEMREAIEQGKFADWQAQFHENRARGV; this is translated from the coding sequence ATGCTCAAATTTACCTTGCACAAAACCGACGGCCATGCCCGCCGCGGTACGCTGGAGCTCAACCACGGCACCATCGAAACACCGGTTTTTATGCCGGTAGGCACTTACGGCTCAGTAAAAGCCATGACGCCGCAAAATCTGCACGACATCAAAGCTCAAATTATTTTGGGCAACACTTATCATTTATGGCTGCGTCCGGGTTTGGAAGTGATCGAAGAATTCGGCGACCTGCATCAGTTTATCGGCTGGAACAAGCCGATACTTACCGATTCGGGCGGCTTTCAGGTATTTTCACTTTCCGACATGCGCAAGCTGACGGAAGAAGGCTGCACCTTCAAAAGCCCGATTAACGGCGACAAATTGTTTTTATCGCCCGAAATTTCTATGAAAATCCAAACCGTGTTGAATTCCGACATCGCGATGCAGCTTGATGAGTGCACGCCCGGCGAAGCCTCGCACGAACAAGCGAGAAAATCCCTGCAAATGAGCCTGCGCTGGGCGGAGCGCTCGAAAAAAGCATTTGAAGATTTACGCAATCCGAATGCCCTGTTCGGCATTGTTCAAGGCGCGATGTATGAAGACTTGCGTGAGGAATCGCTAAAAGGTTTGGAAGCTTTCGACTTCCCCGGCTTGGCCATCGGCGGGCTTTCAGTGGGCGAACCCAAGCCGGAAATGTATCGGATGTTGCGCGCAATCGGCCCGATTTTACCGGCGCACAAACCGCATTATCTGATGGGCGTGGGTACGCCCGAAGATTTGGTATACGGCGTGGCACACGGCGTGGATATGTTCGACTGCGTGATGCCCACCCGCAACGCCCGCAACGGCTGGCTCTTTACCCGCTTCGGCGATTTGAAGATCAAAAATGCGGTTCACAAACACGATACCCGCCCGATTGATGAAAGCTGCTCCTGCTACGCCTGTCAAAACTTCAGCCGCGCCTACCTGCATCATTTGCACAAAGCGGGAGAAATTCTCGGCGCCCAACTCAACACTATTCACAATCTGCATTTCTATCAAGTGATTATGGCGGAAATGCGTGAAGCCATCGAGCAGGGCAAATTTGCCGACTGGCAGGCCCAATTTCATGAAAACCGCGCCCGCGGCGTGTGA
- a CDS encoding M48 family metallopeptidase, with amino-acid sequence MIRKKHILNNGQSIALQLRRSAKKNIIMRPVSADEISVNVPPFLSERSLLEWLSENERVVLDLLQKADTGQGAGRPEFVWYRGVRHELLEHGAAFVALGQGVVHVPCGDWGAQQRHLARYLRAHAAEMLLPRLMRHAAQTGLQPVAADLSNAKTFWGVCRVRTGIRLNWRLIGAPDFVADYVCIHELCHLRHLNHGRDFWALVDRFTPHTAEAKNWLKRHGNELFVLG; translated from the coding sequence ATGATTCGTAAAAAACATATTTTAAACAATGGACAAAGCATTGCTTTGCAGCTTCGGCGCAGTGCGAAGAAAAACATTATTATGCGGCCGGTGTCGGCGGATGAAATCAGTGTGAATGTGCCGCCGTTTTTGAGCGAGCGCAGCTTGCTTGAATGGCTGTCTGAAAACGAGCGTGTTGTGTTGGATTTGTTGCAAAAGGCGGATACCGGGCAGGGAGCGGGGCGGCCGGAATTTGTTTGGTATCGGGGCGTGAGGCATGAGCTGCTTGAGCACGGTGCGGCTTTTGTGGCTTTGGGGCAGGGTGTTGTGCATGTGCCGTGCGGTGATTGGGGGGCTCAGCAAAGGCATTTGGCGCGTTATTTGCGCGCGCATGCGGCGGAAATGCTGCTGCCGCGTTTGATGCGCCATGCGGCGCAAACGGGATTGCAGCCGGTGGCGGCGGATTTATCGAATGCCAAAACGTTTTGGGGCGTGTGCCGGGTGCGCACGGGCATTCGTTTAAACTGGCGTTTGATCGGTGCGCCGGATTTTGTGGCGGATTATGTGTGCATACACGAGCTTTGCCATTTGCGCCATTTAAACCACGGCCGTGATTTTTGGGCGCTGGTTGACCGGTTTACGCCGCACACGGCCGAAGCGAAAAATTGGCTGAAGCGGCATGGTAATGAATTGTTTGTGTTGGGCTGA
- a CDS encoding glutaredoxin family protein — protein sequence MKLTLMFREYCSLCHKMRDELKPLQEEFGFELAVVDVDEDEALEAEYNELVPVLLHEDKELCHWHLDEGKVRDYLSGLKGGV from the coding sequence GTGAAGCTGACTTTGATGTTTCGTGAATATTGCAGTTTGTGCCACAAAATGCGGGATGAACTGAAACCGCTGCAAGAGGAATTCGGCTTTGAGCTGGCGGTGGTGGATGTGGATGAAGATGAGGCGCTGGAAGCGGAATATAATGAGCTGGTGCCGGTTTTGTTGCATGAAGATAAAGAGCTTTGCCATTGGCATTTGGATGAAGGAAAAGTGCGGGATTATTTGAGCGGGCTGAAGGGTGGTGTTTGA
- the infC gene encoding translation initiation factor IF-3: MDRSPVNLVIFIRSIVIAQEREARINGEITAKEVRLISGSGEQLGIVSLRDALAMSEEQDVDLVEISPTAKPPVCKLMDFGKYKYEQSKKRDEAKKKQKQVQIKEIKFRPGTDEGDYQIKMRNINRFLADGDKVKVTLRFRGREMAHQEFGAQLLERVKEDLAEVGAIEQFPKMEGRQMVMMIAPKKK; encoded by the coding sequence ATGGATAGAAGCCCTGTTAACCTAGTAATTTTTATAAGGAGTATAGTCATCGCACAAGAACGCGAAGCACGAATCAACGGTGAAATCACCGCAAAAGAAGTGCGTTTAATCAGTGGTTCAGGCGAACAGCTTGGTATTGTTTCATTACGTGATGCTTTGGCCATGTCGGAAGAGCAGGATGTGGATTTGGTTGAAATTTCCCCAACTGCCAAACCCCCTGTATGCAAGCTCATGGATTTTGGCAAATACAAATACGAGCAATCAAAAAAACGTGATGAAGCCAAGAAAAAGCAAAAACAGGTGCAGATCAAAGAGATCAAATTCCGTCCGGGCACCGATGAAGGCGATTACCAAATCAAAATGCGCAATATCAACCGCTTTTTGGCAGATGGCGATAAAGTGAAAGTGACTTTGCGTTTCCGAGGCCGTGAAATGGCCCACCAAGAATTTGGTGCGCAATTGCTTGAACGGGTTAAGGAAGATTTGGCTGAAGTGGGCGCTATCGAGCAGTTTCCGAAAATGGAAGGCCGTCAAATGGTTATGATGATTGCGCCGAAAAAGAAATAA